GCAGGATCTTCGGGTTGGTGAGGCTGTTGACGACGCCTCGGAGGTAGACCGGGCCGAACCGGTCCGGCACGGGCTCGCCGGCGACGACCGGCGTGAGCTCGGACTTGCGGAGGGACTGGAACGCCATCCACAGCAGGTAGGCGGCGCCGGCGAAGCGGAGGCCGTCCATGGCGATCGGGGCGGCTCGGAGGACGGCGGCCAGGCCTAGGGCGACGGCGCTCGTGTGCACGAGCAGTCCGGTCGCGGTACCGGTGGCCGCGGCGCGGCCGGCTCGGCGGCCGCCGGTGAGGCCCTGGGCCAGAATGAACAGCATCCCGGGTCCGGGCGTGAGGTTGATGATCAGTGCGGCCAGCAGGAATGCGGCGAAGAGTTGTGGGTTCATGCTTCGAGCATCAGGCGAAAGTCGTATGACGTCTAATGCCAATATCGGCGCCAACGCATTGATAAAGTTGATGCATGCTCAACCTGACCCAGCTCAGCGTCCTGGCCGCGGTCGCCCGGCACGGATCGGTGACCGAGGCGGCCCACGAGCTGCACTACTCGCAGCCGTCGGTCAGCCATCACCTCTCGCGCCTCGAAGCGGCCACCGGCGTGAAGCTCATCCAGCGCGTGGGCCGCGGGATCCGGCTCACGCCTGAAGGGCAGCTCCTGGCCAACCGGGCGGCCGAGATCCTCGGTCGCGTCGACGCGGCCAGCAATGAACTCGCGGCCCAGGTCGGCCTGCAGTCAGGCCGCGTCCGGCTGGCCGCCAACGCGTCCGCGCTCAGCACGATCGTGCCGAAAGCCGCCGCCGCGCTCGCCCATCAGTACCCGGGCATCGAGCTGAGCCTGACCGACCACCACCCGGTCGAGTCGCTCCAACTCCTGCGGCACGGCGAGATCGATGTCGCGCTGGTCTTCCAGTACGCCAACGCGCCGGCCGAGCGGGACGAGTTCCGCCTGGTCCACCTCGGCGACGACCCGATCCACCTGATCAGCCAGCAGCCCGACGACAGTCTCGCGAACCGTCGCGACGCCGCGTGGATCGGCGGGTGCACCCGCTGCGAGGCCGAGCTGCTCGCGGTGTGCCAACGGGCCGGCTTCACGCCGACGATCGGTTCGCACAGCGACGACATCATCGTCGTCCAGGCGCTGGTCGCCGCAGGCTTGGGCGTCGCGTTGCTGCCCGGGCTGGCGTTGCAGGCGCATCGGCGTACGGACGTCCACACCACCGAACTCAAAGGCCTGCACCGCCAGATCCACGCGGCGACGTACGGCGACCCGCCCGACCCACCCGCGGTGGCCGCCGTAGTCGAAGCACTCAGTGCGGCGTACTAGCGCTCCGGTCCTCCCGTGGTGACGGCTGGGCGTCGATCCCCGGCGAAAGTCAGCGTCGCCAGCTCGTCGGGACGCCTGCGATCGAAGTGGCGTGCTGGTTGGTGCCGGTCCTCGTCATCAGGTGCACGACCGGAGCCACGGTGTGCGGGTTGCCGAACTCGTCGGAGCCGGTTGTGCCGCTGCCGTAGGCGATCCAGCGGCCGTCCGGTGACCAGACCGGGCTGCTCTCGTACAGGTCCGGGGTGTTGGTGACCCGCTTGATCGCGCCCGTCCGCACGGTGATCAGGAACAGGTCGCCGGACGCCTGGACGGCGAGCGTCTTGCCGTCGGGGCTCCAGTCGACCTGGCGGGGGGCGGCGAGCGGGAACGACTTCACCGGTTCGGTGGTGCCGAGCTGGAAGATGCGGACCTGGTCGGTGTTCGTGACGGTCGCGATGCGCTGGCCGCCGGGAGCCCAGGCCATTGCGATGTCCTCGAAGCCGGACGTCGGCTGCGTGGTGACCGAGCCGTCCGTACGCCGGGCGAAGATGCCGCCGGCCTCGTAGGCGATCCACTGGCCGTCGGGCGACCAGCGGGGGAAGGCCGGTACGGACGGCCCGTCGACGAACCACTGCTCGTCGGTGCCGTCGGCGTCGGCGGTCTTCACCGACCAGCCGTCGGCGTACACGATCTTCGTGCCGTCCGGCGAGTAGTCCGGGCCGGCGTACCAGGTCAAGGTCTTGCCGAAGTCCTGGACGCCCTGACCGTTCGGCCGGGCGCTCTTCAGCAGGCCGGGATCGACCGTCGTGGTGGGGAACTCGAGGTAGAGCAACCGTCCACCGGGCGGCGGAACGGCGTCGGCCACCGTCCCTGATCCGCCCAGCAGGGCGAGTGCGAGAATGGTGGTCAGCAGGGTCTTCTTCGCCTTCATCGGTGCTCTCCCCAGGGTTCGGCGGGCGTCACAGAGCTTGATGCCGACGCCGAGGCGAAGGTTGCGGGATCCGCAGTATAGAAGGCTGAACGGCTGTCTCCGACGTGTCTCGTACGGCGGGCAGTGGTGGGCGCCGGCGGCGATCCCGGCGATGATTTCGGGGCCGGCCGGGGCGTGTGAAGTGGGTCTCGAAAGTTGGGATCGCCGTCTCGGGCCGGTAAAGTTGCTTAGGTTAGCCTTACCTATTGTCTGGGGAGATCGTGCGAGAGCTCCGAGTCGCCGTTGTCGGTGCTGGACCGGCCGGTATTTACGCCGCCGACATTCTGACCAAGGAGTACGAGGGGGCTCACGTCGACCTGATCGAACGGCTGCCCGCGCCGTTCGGCCTGGTCCGGTACGGCGTCGCGCCGGACCACCCGCGGATCAAGGAGATCATCAAGGCGCTGCACCGGGTCGTCGGCCGCGAGCGGATCCGCTTCTTCGGCAACGTCGAGTTCGGTGTCGACCTCAAGCTCGAGGACCTGCGCCGGTACTACGACGCGGTGATCTTCTCGACCGGGGCGATGGCGGACCGCGAGCTCGCGATCCCGGGCGTCGATCTGCCGGGCAGTCACGGCGCCGCCGACTTCGTCAGCTGGTACGCCGGGCATCCCGACGTACCGCGGGAGTGGCCGCTCGAGGCCGAGCACGTGGCGGTGATCGGCGCCGGCAACGTCGCGCTCGACGTCGCGCGGATGCTGGCCAAGCCGGCCGACGAGCAGCTCACCACCGAGATCGCCGGCAACGTGTACCAGGGCCTGAAGGCGAACCGGGCCACCGACGTGCACGTGTTCGCGCGCCGCGGCCCGGCGCAGATCAAGTTCACGCCGATGGAGCTGCGCGAGCTGTCGCACTCGCCGGACGTGGACGTGATCGTGCACCCCGAGGGCTTCGAGATCGACGAGGCGAGCCAGAAGGCGATCAACGCCAGCAAGGGCACCCGGCTGGTCGTCGACACGCTGCTCAAGTACCTCGAGGCCGAGCCGACCGGCGCCGCGCATCGCATTCACATCCACCTGTGCCACGCGCCGGTCGAGGTGCTCGGCACGGATCGCGTCGAGGGGCTGCGGACCGAGAAGACCGAGCTGCAGGGCGACGGGACGGTTCGGGGCACTGGCGAGTACGTCGATACGCCGGTGCAGGCGGTGTACCGCGCTGTTGGTTATCTGTCGTCGCACCTGCCCGAGCTGCCGTTCGACCACCAGGCCGGCGTGATGACGAACGAGCGCGGCCGCGTGCTCGACATCGACGAGGTGCCGCTGCCCGGTCTGTACGTGACCGGCTGGATCAAGCGCGGCCCGATCGGGCTGATCGGGCACAC
The Kribbella italica DNA segment above includes these coding regions:
- a CDS encoding LysE family translocator, translating into MNPQLFAAFLLAALIINLTPGPGMLFILAQGLTGGRRAGRAAATGTATGLLVHTSAVALGLAAVLRAAPIAMDGLRFAGAAYLLWMAFQSLRKSELTPVVAGEPVPDRFGPVYLRGVVNSLTNPKILLFYLAFLPQFVDPTLGRQALQLFVLGLTMLLIGLAVDLTVGSGAVRVGRFLRRHRAANQWLPRAAGTAYGVLAAGLILGAAS
- a CDS encoding LysR family transcriptional regulator → MLNLTQLSVLAAVARHGSVTEAAHELHYSQPSVSHHLSRLEAATGVKLIQRVGRGIRLTPEGQLLANRAAEILGRVDAASNELAAQVGLQSGRVRLAANASALSTIVPKAAAALAHQYPGIELSLTDHHPVESLQLLRHGEIDVALVFQYANAPAERDEFRLVHLGDDPIHLISQQPDDSLANRRDAAWIGGCTRCEAELLAVCQRAGFTPTIGSHSDDIIVVQALVAAGLGVALLPGLALQAHRRTDVHTTELKGLHRQIHAATYGDPPDPPAVAAVVEALSAAY
- a CDS encoding TolB family protein; its protein translation is MKAKKTLLTTILALALLGGSGTVADAVPPPGGRLLYLEFPTTTVDPGLLKSARPNGQGVQDFGKTLTWYAGPDYSPDGTKIVYADGWSVKTADADGTDEQWFVDGPSVPAFPRWSPDGQWIAYEAGGIFARRTDGSVTTQPTSGFEDIAMAWAPGGQRIATVTNTDQVRIFQLGTTEPVKSFPLAAPRQVDWSPDGKTLAVQASGDLFLITVRTGAIKRVTNTPDLYESSPVWSPDGRWIAYGSGTTGSDEFGNPHTVAPVVHLMTRTGTNQHATSIAGVPTSWRR
- a CDS encoding FAD-dependent oxidoreductase is translated as MRELRVAVVGAGPAGIYAADILTKEYEGAHVDLIERLPAPFGLVRYGVAPDHPRIKEIIKALHRVVGRERIRFFGNVEFGVDLKLEDLRRYYDAVIFSTGAMADRELAIPGVDLPGSHGAADFVSWYAGHPDVPREWPLEAEHVAVIGAGNVALDVARMLAKPADEQLTTEIAGNVYQGLKANRATDVHVFARRGPAQIKFTPMELRELSHSPDVDVIVHPEGFEIDEASQKAINASKGTRLVVDTLLKYLEAEPTGAAHRIHIHLCHAPVEVLGTDRVEGLRTEKTELQGDGTVRGTGEYVDTPVQAVYRAVGYLSSHLPELPFDHQAGVMTNERGRVLDIDEVPLPGLYVTGWIKRGPIGLIGHTKSDAAETIACLLEDVESLPRPEITDPDAIVAHLTGRGATVVDAEGWTRLDAHEQSLGEAAGRERIKVVDRDEMLKASQG